A single region of the Streptomyces virginiae genome encodes:
- a CDS encoding PIG-L family deacetylase: MSDSWQGPGARDPQGLSTGSGWGQQARPSEQGQQPDRAPRQGRQQPYPARDARQQPYQGHPQERHAYAHPPRQHVHPHPHPPEQAHQAEPRAESAERAEAPEAPEAEAAAPEVAAPEVDAETSGSRRQARRRARGKDGVRDGARDGARRRRRRRGGLLKVVAFCVVTAVGSLILLRGNELLDRLGTPTAPDKAAETPAPEPPDPGRVLQVIAHPDDDLYFMNPDLRYSISAGSPVTSVYLTSGEADGINAGSAKAATTKPDKPAYAEARQNGIRAAYAKMATGDRGSPWTRTVVPTKGGGHAEVDVLMAKPQVNLVWLQLREAGTVYETAPNSLHGLWDGKIPRLDSMLASGTPVKQPFSYSKDQVVQTLVGILEQYRPTTVRSQDPTPGRYPDTKRYTDHQDHFYGARFVQLATAAYAKDVTDRPHFAVQNYAGYINGSLPSALDPDEAKEKLDILGTYAWLDRQNHCNSPAGCGDLKISDQPGGNRWSDSINYARGTSTNWLTSDAQQGLWAFKVLDGQVAVWHRAGPAGRWKGPDLLPGTGMDPGVSTVTLADGRTAVFGTRTSFGAKPTDYRREVVHAVQKQPGAEQFTEWQSLGTPETADENWTSDISAPAVSVDGTGQLAAYVRDGAAGLRGRVQQPDGSWGPWEKYGGTDLHGSPATATDGAGRRMVFAATSKSVVGWTQPTPGAPLGQVTATGLPDTTLPLTADGREGGVRLWFRKPGSGNVRTALITGEGGLKVSQMTDLGGLQGFGSVTASGHLLAGRTAGGQLGSEAGSGRPWERSPLLFVGAPSSTMTGKGLVSLAVVGLDARLYVTSSADVPNAHLAPWQPVGPRNAPPSLPSPVSPTSPASGPAPAAP, encoded by the coding sequence GCAGGAGCGGCACGCCTACGCGCACCCGCCCCGGCAGCACGTGCACCCGCACCCGCACCCGCCCGAGCAGGCCCACCAGGCCGAGCCGCGGGCCGAGTCGGCCGAGCGCGCCGAAGCTCCCGAAGCTCCCGAAGCCGAGGCCGCCGCTCCCGAGGTCGCCGCTCCCGAGGTCGACGCCGAGACGTCCGGCAGCCGTCGGCAGGCGCGCCGCCGGGCCCGCGGCAAGGACGGCGTCCGGGACGGGGCCCGGGACGGGGCCCGTCGCCGTCGCCGTCGCCGGGGCGGCCTCCTCAAGGTCGTCGCCTTCTGCGTGGTCACCGCGGTCGGCAGCCTGATCCTCCTCCGGGGCAACGAGCTCCTCGACCGCCTCGGCACCCCCACCGCCCCCGACAAGGCGGCCGAAACCCCCGCCCCGGAACCGCCCGACCCGGGCCGGGTGCTCCAGGTCATCGCGCACCCCGACGACGACCTGTACTTCATGAACCCGGACCTGCGGTACTCCATATCCGCCGGAAGCCCGGTCACCTCGGTCTACCTGACCTCCGGCGAGGCCGACGGCATCAACGCCGGCTCCGCCAAGGCGGCCACCACCAAGCCCGACAAGCCCGCCTACGCCGAGGCCCGCCAGAACGGCATACGCGCCGCCTACGCCAAGATGGCCACCGGCGACCGCGGCAGCCCCTGGACCCGCACCGTCGTCCCGACCAAGGGCGGCGGCCACGCCGAGGTCGACGTCCTCATGGCCAAGCCCCAGGTCAACCTGGTCTGGTTGCAGCTCCGCGAGGCCGGCACCGTCTACGAGACCGCCCCCAACAGCCTGCACGGCCTGTGGGACGGCAAGATCCCCCGCCTGGACTCCATGCTCGCGTCCGGCACCCCGGTCAAGCAGCCGTTCTCGTACTCCAAGGACCAGGTCGTCCAGACCCTCGTCGGCATCCTGGAGCAGTACCGGCCGACCACCGTCCGCTCCCAGGACCCGACCCCCGGCCGGTATCCCGACACCAAGCGGTACACCGACCACCAGGACCACTTCTACGGCGCCCGGTTCGTGCAGCTGGCCACCGCCGCCTACGCCAAGGACGTCACCGACCGCCCGCACTTCGCGGTGCAGAACTACGCGGGCTACATCAACGGCTCGCTGCCCAGCGCCCTGGACCCGGACGAGGCCAAGGAGAAGCTGGACATCCTGGGCACCTACGCCTGGCTCGACCGGCAGAACCACTGCAACAGCCCCGCCGGCTGCGGCGACCTCAAGATCTCCGACCAGCCGGGCGGCAACCGGTGGTCGGACTCCATCAACTACGCCCGCGGCACCAGCACCAACTGGCTGACCTCCGACGCGCAGCAGGGACTGTGGGCCTTCAAGGTGCTCGACGGCCAGGTGGCCGTCTGGCACCGGGCCGGTCCCGCCGGCCGCTGGAAGGGCCCGGACCTGCTCCCCGGCACCGGCATGGACCCGGGCGTGAGCACCGTGACCCTGGCGGACGGCCGGACGGCCGTCTTCGGCACCCGCACCTCCTTCGGCGCGAAGCCCACCGACTACCGGCGCGAGGTCGTCCACGCCGTCCAGAAGCAGCCGGGGGCCGAGCAGTTCACCGAGTGGCAGTCGCTCGGCACCCCCGAGACCGCGGACGAGAACTGGACCTCCGACATCAGCGCCCCGGCCGTATCCGTCGACGGCACCGGGCAGTTGGCGGCGTACGTCCGCGACGGCGCGGCCGGCCTGCGCGGGCGGGTGCAACAGCCGGACGGCAGCTGGGGGCCCTGGGAGAAGTACGGCGGCACCGACCTGCACGGCTCCCCGGCCACCGCCACCGACGGCGCCGGGCGGCGCATGGTCTTCGCCGCCACCTCCAAGTCGGTGGTGGGTTGGACGCAGCCGACACCGGGCGCCCCGCTGGGCCAGGTCACGGCCACCGGGCTGCCGGACACCACGCTCCCACTGACCGCGGACGGGCGCGAGGGCGGCGTACGACTGTGGTTCCGCAAGCCCGGCTCGGGCAATGTCCGCACCGCCCTGATCACGGGTGAGGGCGGGCTGAAGGTGAGCCAGATGACCGACCTCGGCGGCCTCCAGGGCTTCGGCTCGGTGACCGCGAGCGGGCATCTCCTGGCAGGGCGCACGGCGGGCGGGCAACTGGGCTCGGAGGCCGGGTCGGGTCGGCCGTGGGAACGGTCCCCGCTGCTGTTCGTCGGCGCGCCCTCCTCCACGATGACCGGCAAGGGCCTGGTCAGTCTGGCGGTGGTGGGGCTCGACGCACGGCTGTACGTGACCTCCTCGGCCGACGTGCCGAACGCGCACCTGGCGCCGTGGCAGCCGGTGGGCCCGCGCAACGCGCCCCCGTCGCTCCCGTCACCCGTGTCGCCGACATCGCCCGCGTCGGGTCCGGCTCCCGCAGCACCGTAG